The nucleotide window GCTAACAGGCGCTTCGACAATTTTGCCAGCCTGTATCCCGTCAGGATAGCTGAATGCGAAGGGTACATGTATTCCATACTCATAACAGTTAGCTTTAGCTCTCGGAAAAGCCATGCCGTTATCTGAAGTTACAATTACGATCGTGTTCTCCAATGCTCCTTTTTCTTTTAAGAAATCCAGCATCTTCTGCAGATGGCAGTCAAACCATTCAATCTCGATAGCATAATCCAGCAAGTCTCCCCGAATCGTATCATTGTCGGGTAAGAATGGCGGTACCTGTACTTCTTTTAAAGTCTTACCACTCCGCTTCCAGGAGCCTCGCTCGAGCCCCCGGTGCGGTTCTGCTGCCCCATACCAAAAAAAGAAGGGTTCACTGGCGCCTTTGGCATTATAAAAGTTTTTAAAATTTTCGTAATAATTGATATCACTGATACCGCTGGCAGGTCTTGGATCGGTGCCATCTCCTTTTTGGTAACGTATGCTGTTATAAGCCTTGCCTGCGGCGTTGCCTTTCCTCCATAAACTGTCATTTTCGTTTCTGGCGTATTGGAAGGGATCTACACCTTTACCTGTATATCCGGTGTGATAACCATTCGAGGCCAGGAGATCAATAAAGGATATGTACTTTTTCATCCAGCTGGATGCATGTTGACCGGCCTGTTCGTTCTGCCACGGATATCTGCCAGTGACGATAGCGCTTCTTGATGGCGCACATCCGGGTGAGCCGGCAATGCAATTGGTGAAGAAAACCCCTCGTCTGGCGATTTGGTCAAAGGCAGGAGTTTTAACAAATGTGCATCCATTGATGCTGGTATGGTAATAGCTTTGGTCATCGCTTATGGCAAATAAAATATTAGGTTTGACCTTTGTATGGGCTGTCTGTGAGCTTACCTGCAAATTTATGCTAATGAGTACAAAGATGAAATAAAACCGGCATGTCTTTAAAATCATAGCTGGTAATTAGAAGGATTTGATTAAATGTAAATATCTGGGGCATTAAATGCGAATCGATTCTGTTCAAACCTTCAAATTAAAACGAAAGATTGAATACAGCAATTCAATTCTTAGTCCATTTGTGTCACCGGTTTAGGTACTCATGATAACTTCGATGATCTTAGAAAGGAATGGTAGGGGAGCTACATTGCAAGGTTCTCAAATTTGCTATGGTCGAGATGAGTTTGAAAGCTTTTCGCTTCTGGAGAGCAACTTGTTCGGTTAGATGAAATATCGAAATCACATGGCTAATAATTGTATGGGCGAGTGGTATAAAATGAAGTCCGCATTCCCCTGCAATTTACCAATTGGATAAAATTAGTGGAGATTTACAGGTTCTCTTATTACAACGAATGGAAGGCCGCTTTGGGTCAGTCATTTGGGGACTATATTGACCCTATATTCAATCTAATGCAATCGATTGCTATTGCATACTTTCATAAGGAACATGGCAATTGGTATTATTCATTGAATTTGGGGTTTATGAGCAAATTATAAAATTAATATATCTTCAGGTATGAACGGATT belongs to Niabella yanshanensis and includes:
- a CDS encoding sulfatase family protein; amino-acid sequence: MQVSSQTAHTKVKPNILFAISDDQSYYHTSINGCTFVKTPAFDQIARRGVFFTNCIAGSPGCAPSRSAIVTGRYPWQNEQAGQHASSWMKKYISFIDLLASNGYHTGYTGKGVDPFQYARNENDSLWRKGNAAGKAYNSIRYQKGDGTDPRPASGISDINYYENFKNFYNAKGASEPFFFWYGAAEPHRGLERGSWKRSGKTLKEVQVPPFLPDNDTIRGDLLDYAIEIEWFDCHLQKMLDFLKEKGALENTIVIVTSDNGMAFPRAKANCYEYGIHVPFAFSYPDGIQAGKIVEAPVSFTDIAPTLLELTKTTTKGMMPISGKSFLSLIDNSADSSDHFALSGRERHSYSRYNNWGYPQRALRNKEFLFIWNIKPKRWPAGDPQRLQSLDGKDLFPKFGIDTRGIHHPEWAFTDIDASPSKSFIIEHYKDKAIRPYFDWSTALRPEYELYRVSTDPGCLHNLSGLDDYQSIENKMKDLLVTELQRSGDPRITAPLPEIFDSYERYSGPVRAFPEP